The Deinococcus sp. KSM4-11 sequence GTCGCGCCGAGGATGGCCCGCACGCCAGCGTCTTGAGCGGTCGCGCAGAGTTCGACGGCACCGGCGACGCTGCACCAGTCCACCAGACCGACCGCCGTGAAACCGGCGGCCCTGGCCTGCCGGATCAGCCGGCCAGGGCTGACGGTCGCGCGGCCCTCGCTGAAGAACGACTGGCACGCGAGGAGGGGGCCGAGACCCTCCATCAGTCCTGCACGCGGGCCAGCCACCAGCGCCCGTCCGGTGGTGCGGCGTGATGGAGCTCGGCTGTCAGGGAACCGGCCTGGATCAGGAAGCACTCGCGGGGAACCTCACCCAGCCACCAGCGGCCGCCGTACCTCCAGCGGTCGATGACCTCCCGGATGGGGAGCGCGCGGCCGTCCAGTAGGAGCATGTGGGGCTGGCCCGTCCCGGTCAGCGTGACCTGCACTTCCTGCTGCGTCGCCTTCACGGTGAGGCCCCCTCGAAGAAGGCGATCACGCGGTTGACGGCGTTCTCGTGACGGCGTGCCAGGCTCATTGGCGCCGGTCTCGGCGGCGTCAGCGGCGTGGGCCGTACCTCTCCCGTGAGCCAGTCCACCCACTCATACCGGGCATCCGCGACGTACGCCCACGGATCGAGCCAGTGCACCTTCACCAGCGCGTCGGGGAAGCGCTTCAGGACGTCCGTTGTGACCTGCAGTTCTGCCACTCCAGCCCACAGGCCCACCATCCGCGCCGGCAGCGCGAGGCCGCTGAGCTGCACGGTGATGCGCTCGATGCCGAGTGCGAGCGCATCGGTGGTCTCCAGACCCTGTACGGCCAGCCGCTCCAAGCCGGCGCCATCGACCGGCCACTTCAGCCGTCGACTGATGCTCAGCCGCCCACCCACGGTGTCGGCGTGCAGGGTGAGGTAGGCGCAGGTGCGGCCACGCAGTTCGGCCCACACCACGGGAATGAGTTCCGCCAGAACAGCTGCGGTCTCGCCCGGTTCTACCAGCGGCTGATCGGTGCTTAGGCTCGTTTCGATGACCTGTCCAGGAACATACCTGGCGACGGTCGTGGTGCGCTGGCCCTTCAGGAAGCGCTGGAGGGTTCTCGCCGCGTCCACGCCGAGGAAGGCCTCGCGCTGGGCGGCGCTCCACTTCAGGAGGTCGGCCAGCCCCCTGAGCCCCAGGAAGCGCAGCCGCTCAAGGTGCCCTGGGCTGAGTCCAAGGATGTTCAAGTGATCCAAGGGCGTCAGGGCCAGGAAGGCGTCCTCGGCTTTCCCGCCCGCAGCACTGCTCATCTCCCGCACCTCGCCGGGCTTGGCCCGTAAGGCAGCGAGGTGCGCGACTTCCAGGCTGGCCGCATACCCGACCGGCGCGTGCAGGGCTGCCGCAAGCTCCCGTGCTCCAGACACACTCAGCGCCACATACGCGATCCCGGGCTCCCGACCCTCGACCCGATCCGAATACCGCGCGTAGAGCGTCTCCAGCAGTTCGTTCCATGCCGCCTGAGCCGTCGGAGCACTCACCACCTCGGCGTGCAACTCCGGGCACCGCGACAGGGCCGCCGCCTCCTTCATCCCGACGTCCACCCCGCCCAGTCTGGCCAGCACGTTCACGTGCAGCACCCGCCCCGCCTCGTTCAGCACCGCCACGGGCAGCCCCACATGCCCGCGCTCGAGGAGGGTGAGGCTCCACGGCGCGAGCAGGACACAGGCGACGTGGGCGGCGGGCGGCACGGTCAACTCCTCCGCGGCCGGGCGATCGACTGACCGATGTGGGCGACCAGCTGCCCCTGGATGCGCACGTCAGCGCTCGGAAAGACCATTTCCGGATACTCTGGGTTCTCGCTCCG is a genomic window containing:
- a CDS encoding Y-family DNA polymerase gives rise to the protein MPPAAHVACVLLAPWSLTLLERGHVGLPVAVLNEAGRVLHVNVLARLGGVDVGMKEAAALSRCPELHAEVVSAPTAQAAWNELLETLYARYSDRVEGREPGIAYVALSVSGARELAAALHAPVGYAASLEVAHLAALRAKPGEVREMSSAAGGKAEDAFLALTPLDHLNILGLSPGHLERLRFLGLRGLADLLKWSAAQREAFLGVDAARTLQRFLKGQRTTTVARYVPGQVIETSLSTDQPLVEPGETAAVLAELIPVVWAELRGRTCAYLTLHADTVGGRLSISRRLKWPVDGAGLERLAVQGLETTDALALGIERITVQLSGLALPARMVGLWAGVAELQVTTDVLKRFPDALVKVHWLDPWAYVADARYEWVDWLTGEVRPTPLTPPRPAPMSLARRHENAVNRVIAFFEGASP